CGGCGTGGACGCCGAGCAGGCCATCGACTACCTGCGGCGGGTGTCGTCCCACTCCAACCGCAAGCTGCTGGACATCGCGAAGGACATCGCCGAGACGCGCAAGCTCCCCACCCTGGACTGAGGCGACCGACGCCACCGACGACCGCTGCGGGGCGCCGGCCCGACGTCCCGCTCGCCCGCGGTGCCAGACTGTCCGCACCATGCCGCCCGTCACCTGCCGTCGAGCCCGAGCGGGATGGCGCACGCCGGGAGCTCGCACGACGCGCGAGGTGGGACCCGGTGGGCGCTGAGTCCTCGACCGGCTCGCCGGCCACGTGGCGGTCGATCCTCGTGCAGCTGGTCGTCTTCGCCTGTGTCGGCGGGGCGTTCAACGTGCTCTACGGACTGCTCTACCTCGTCCTTCGCGAGCAGCTCAGCGCGCAGCCGGCGAACGCTCTCGCGCTCGTCCTGTCCACGATCGCCGGGACGTTCGGGCACCGCTACATCACGTTCGGCGTTCGCGGCACCGAACGGACCGTGCAGCACCAGGTGCTCGGGCTCGCACTGCTCGGCTTCAGCCTGGGCGTGACCGCCGGCTCCCTGTGGGTGCTGGAGACCACCGTCGCCCGGCCGTCGCGGGCCCAGGAGCTGGCGGTGCTGATCGCAGCCAACCTGGGCACGGGCCTCGTGCGGTTCTTCGTGTTCCGGGTGGCGATGGTGACCCGGCGGCGTCCGACGGACGCGGTCAGCGCCGCTGCGGCACCGTGACGCTGGACCGCGCGACCACCGGCTGCACGACGTCGGTGCCCGCGTAGCGCACGACGAGGGGCTTCGTTCCCGCTCGGACGTCGCGCACGACGACCCGCGCCCGGCCACCGACGACCTGGGCCTCGACCGTGCGCTTGCCCACGCTGACGCTGATGGCCCCGTCAGGCTTCGGCGCACCGGGCGCCTTGACGCGGATGTCGAGGGCGACGCGCTTCTTGGTGGCGTCGGAGCGCACCTCGACCTCGGGCACCGTCGTGACGGGCGCGACGGCGACGGACTCCGTGGTGGCGCGGAAGTGCCGGCGGGACAGGGTGATCCGGACCGACAGCGCGCGGCCGAGGTCGGCGCGGCGCACGGTGTAGGTGGGCTTCGTGGTCCCGGCGATCGGTTGGCCGTCCCGGAACCAGCGGTACGTCGCCGTGGCGTCCGTGGGCTTCAGGCTCCCGACCTGGGCGACGAGCTTGCGCCCCACCTCGGGCGCGCCCTTCACCCGGGACGGGCTCGTGATCACGACGGGCTTGGCGAGGACGGGCGTGGTCTCGGCCGCTCGGGAGCTCGACTTCCGGTAGCCGCTCGCGCTCGCCTGGATGCGTGCGCTGATCCGCCGGTCGATGTGGTCCCGGGTGAGGACGATGGATGGACCGGTGGCTCCGTCGACGGCGACCCCGTCGGCGTACCACTGGGTCGTGACCTTGGCGGGTTGCGGCGCCCACGACGAGGGAGTGAGCGTCAGGGTCTGACCGACCTCGGCGACCCCCTGGATCGTCGCCTCTGCGGTGCGCTGGAACACCCCGGGGGCGACGGGAGCGGTCGCGAGGCTGGCCTGGCCGGCGGTATAGCCGTCGAGCTGGGCCGTCACCTCGGCGGTCAGGGCCTTGCCCTTCACGTCGGGCGTCGGGACGTAGCCGGAGGCCGTGGCGCCGGGGATGGCGGCACCGTCGGCGAGCCAGCGGACGTTGATGCTGGTGGGCGTGGGTGACCACGAGCCGGGCACCACCTCGAGCGGCGCACCGACCGCAGGTGTCCCGACGATCGCCGGAGCGGTCGTCGGCGCGACGACGCGGTCGTTGAAGTGGATGAACCCCGAGGGCCAGCCCCCACCGGTCCTGGTCACGCGCCGCCAGTGGAAGTCGCCGCCCCAGTAGTCCTCCGAGACGATGATCTCGGAGTCGGAGATGACCTGCTCGACGTACGCGACGTGGCCGTTGCCGCCCGCCGGAGCCACGTTCGACTTGTACCAGGCGACGGACCCGACCGTCGGCGTCTGGTCGGTGATGCTGGCCATCGCCGTGCCCCAGTTCGAGGCGTTGCCGCTGCCCTCCCAGGGCCGGACGTCCGGCATGCCGGACTGGATCAGCCGGTAGGCCACGTAGTTGGTGCAGTTGTGCCCGACGTACATGCGCCAGTAGGCCTTCGACCCGGCCTGCCGGTAGCCGGCGTGGCCCAAGCCGGCGGCCTCGCAGCCGGCGTACCCGGAGCACAGGTAGGTCGACGTGGTGAGGCTGATCCGGTCAGCGGTGGTGGGCGTGACGAGCAGGAGGAGCGCCAGGACACCGGTGACCAGCTTGGTCGCACGACCGGCACGTCGAACGGCCCGCTGGATCGCCGGCAGGGCGGCACGGAGGGGCTGTGACGGCTGTGACTCGTGAGGCTGTTGGGGCACGATGAGTGATCGTATGGGCGATCAGTCAAGCCCGCCACGCCGATGAGTGAAGATCAATCGTGTAATTCATCGGCGCCGTCGCCGGCTCACGGAAGGGACCGCGGGCCGGCCACGAGCCGACGCACTCAGTGGGTCAGCGGCGAGGCCTTGCGGAGCGCCCGCTTCGAGCTCTTCACACCCGACTTGGCAGCCGAGGCGATCCCCTGGGTGAGCAGCGTCAGTCCGGCACCGACCAGCCACACGTCCTTGGCGACCGCGGTGCCCTCCTGGCTCGGGCGGATGCCGTCGTCGAGCGTCATGGAGGGCGTCTTGAGGTACATGCCGACCAGGCTGGCGCCGAACCCGGTCAGCGCGGCCCCCGCGACGGTGGCCGGGACCATGGGTGCCAGGAGGGCGGCGCCCACGCCGATCTCGCTGACGGCGAGCAGGCGCGCGAACTTGGTCGCCTCCATGTCCTTGAACAGGGCGGGGTAGGTGGAGGCGGCGGCGCCGTGGAGGAACTGCGCCGTGCCCTCGTCGGCACTCAGCTTGCTGATGCCCGAGTTGAGGATGAACGCGCCGGTGGCGAGGCGGAGCGGGACCTGGGTGAGGGACATGATCTCTCCTTGGTGGGGTCGCGGGCGGTGTGGTCCCCCAGTGTCGCCCAGCCGTTGCACCGGTGGTCCACCGGACCGCTGTGCGGCCCTCCAACTCCCCCGCACGCACTCCTCGACCACGACCAACGGTGGTCTGCCGATGTCCCGATGTGCGTCGGGGGCGACCCGCAGGCGGCACTCTGGCTCCCATGAGCAGGACGACACTCGCCTTGCGGGTCTCGCTCGTCGGAGGCTGCGCCATGACGTTGCTGTCGTGCAGTCGGCGGGCGTCGCACTCGTCAGGGCCTTGCTGGCATGAGCCGTCGGCACCCGGGGTGGTGACCTCCGAGGACGCCGGGACATGTCGCCGACACGTCGGTGAACGGTGTCAGCCAGCTGCGTCAGGCGGTGAGCTCAGTTCCAGCACCGATCCGCTGTCCGCGCTTCCACTTCCCTGTGCTCGATCACCCCAGGAGCGCTGCGAGGTCCGCGACGGTGCGGCCCTCGAGGGTCGGCCAGGTGGCGAAGGCGCCGGCTGCGGGCAGCACCGCATCGTTCGGTACCGCGATCGTCGCGGCGCCCGACGCCAGTGCCGACGCGAGCCCGTTGGGTGAGTCCTCGACCGCCACGCACTGCTCGATGCGTACGCCGAGCAGCTCGGCCGCTCGGAGGTACGGCTCGGGCGAGGGCTTGGTCTGGGCGACGTCCTCGGACCCGACGACCACACTGATCGCGCCGTCCGGCGCGGCATCCGCGACCAGTGTCGCCATCTCGTGGGAGGAGGTGGTGGCGATGGCACACGGGATCCCCTGGCGCCGCAACGCCGCGAGCAGCTCACGCACGCCCGGGCGCCACGGCACGGTCTCGCGCAGCGAGTCGATGACCGCGCGTTCCAGCGTCGCGACCAGCTCAGCCGACTCCAGCTCGACGCCCACGGCCTGCATCGCCACCGCGGTGTCGTGCATGTCCGCACCCACCAGCGCCAGCCCCTGCTCGGTCGACCACGTTCCGCCGTGCTGCTCCGCCAGGACGAACTGCTGCGCGATCCAGATCGGCTCGCTGTCGATGAGCGTGCCGTCCATGTCCCACAGAACGGCCGCGAGGGTGCTGGTCACGGGCGCAGTATGCCCGCTGCCGACGACCGACCCGGGCGTTGCCGTCTGCTCCGCGCATGAAGCTCGTTCTCTGACGACGCGAGCAGAGGAAGGCAACGGGGTGCACCCGCGATCCACCCAGGCGGATGCCCGACTTCCGACGGATCCGGATGCCCCAGCAGACAGCGATTGACGCGTCGCACCTCAGGGTGTGTATTGGATGGGGCCGGATCGGCGGCCCGATGCCAGGGAGCAGACGATGACTGCAGCGACGTACCTCGACGGCAACTTCGCGCCGGTGGCCACCGAGGTGACTGCGGCGGATCTCGAGGTCACGGGCGCCGTCCCGCCGGGCCTGGCGGGCAGGTACATCCGCACCGGACCCAACCCGTTCGCAGCCGAGGCCGACACGTACCACTGGTTCGCGGGCGACGGGATGGTGCACGGCGTGGACCTGCACGGCGGGCGGCCCCGCTGGTACCGCAACCGCTGGGTGCGCAGCCCCGAGGCCAGCGCGCACCTCGGTGGGTCCCCCGTGCCCCGCGCGGACGGCGGGTGGTACCCCGGCTCGGGCAACACCAACGTCTTCGCCCACGCCGGCCGGATCCTGGCCGTGACCGAGGGGTCGCTGCCCTACGAGCTGACGGGCGACCTCGACACGGTCGCCACGCGCAACTTCGGCGGCCCCCTTCCCGGTGGCATCAACGCCCACCCCAAGTTCGACCCGAGCACCGGCGAGATGCACGTGATGAGCTACGGCTTCGACAGCCCCGCGTTGCGCTACCACGTGGTCGACCCCTCCGGGGAGCTCGTCAGCACGGTCGACATCGACCTCCCCGCCCCGGTCATGCTCCACGACATGGGCCTGACAGCGTCCCGGGTCGTGCTCTTCGACCTGCCTGTCGTCTTCGACCTGGAGCTTGCCCTGCAGGGGGTCTCCCTGCCCTTCCGATGGCGACCCGACAACGGCGCCCGGGTCGGCGTCCTGCCCCGCGCCGGCACCGCGTCCGACGTCGTGTGGATCGACGTCGAGCCGTGCTTCGTCTACCACCCCCTCAACGCCTTCGACGCCGGCGACCAGGTGATCATCGACCTGGTGGTGCACGACCACGCCTTCGCCGAGGACGGAGAGCCCCTGTCCGACCGCCCGCGCCTGGAGCGCTGGACGATCGACCCGCAGGCACGCAAGGTCCTCACCGAGACGATCGACGACCGCGGCACGGAGTTCCCCCGCGGGGACGAACGTCTCACCGGCCTCCGCCACCGCTACGGCTACACGATCGGTGCGTCCTCGGTGCGCGACCTCGGCGCCCTCGGCGACGACCCCCGGACAGCTGTCCGCAAGCACGACCTCGTCGGCGGCACCAACGTCGAGATGGATCTGGGCCCCGGCCGCATCGCCAGCGAGATGGTGTTCGTCCCGGCCGACAGCGCGGCTGGCGAGGACGACGGGTGGCTCATGGGCTACGTGTACGACGCCGCGCGCGGCGCCAGCGACCTGGTGATCATCGACGCCCACGACTTCGGGCATCCGGTGGCGGCGGTCCACCTGCCGGTGCGGGTGCCGCAGGGGTTCCACGGGAACTGGATCCCCGACTCCGCCCTCGCCTGACCGACGAGGGTCCGGGGACGCCGTGGGCGTCGACCACCCGGTGGCGAACGGCTTGGGCAGGCAGTCGTCGGCGCCGGACCGTCACGGCGTCATGCTCACCACCCCCGCGGACGGCGCTCGAGCCGGCGCCTACCACGGCCTCCTGCGCGCCTGGGCGGTCGACGACGACTGGTTCCCGGCCGAGTGGGTGCGGCTGGCGGAACTCACGGACTACGACGGGCTGGTCAACGTCGTGGTGTTGCGACCGCGTGACTCCTGACTCGTTCGAGCATTGGACTCGCGGGTCCCGGGTACGCACGGGCAGGCCATGAAGTAGTCCGGACTGCCTCAGCGGCTTAGGCCCCGGTGCTGTAGAAGCCGGGCACCGGGGCCGCCACCTCATCGAACGAGCAGGAGGCGGCTTCTCAGTCGAGGTCCAGCAGCTTGCGGGTGCGCGCTATCTCCTCGGCGACGTCGATGAGCTTGCGGTTGGCGTGTGAGGAGGCACGCCGCAGGTAGTCGAACGCCTGGTCGGCGGTGATGTCGAGGCGTTCCATCAGGATGCCCTCGGCCCGGCCGATCGTGATCCTGCTCAGCAGCGCGATCCCGAGATGGTCGATCTCGCGCTCCGCGGTCATGACGACGGCGAGGTGGCCGGCGAGGGCGTGCGCCACTGCGACGTCGTCGACGTCGAAGCGCTGTCCCTGCTTGGCGTAGAGGCTCAGTGCGCCGTAGGACCGCTTGTCCTTGAAGATGAGCACCGAGATCATCGACTCGACGCCCAGCTCCTCGTACGCGCGCGGCGCCCATTGTGTCCAGCGGCGCTCCTGCGACAGGTCGGGGCTCACGAATGTGTCCTGGTCGCGGTCCAGCTCGATACATGGGCCTTCGCCCAACTCGTGCTGGAGCTCGTTGGCCCGTCGGACGACACCGTCCGTGCTGACTCTCGTGATGATCTGCCCGTGCTTGTCGTTGAGCGTGATGCCCGCGTGGTCAC
This genomic stretch from Nocardioides renjunii harbors:
- a CDS encoding GtrA family protein, encoding MGAESSTGSPATWRSILVQLVVFACVGGAFNVLYGLLYLVLREQLSAQPANALALVLSTIAGTFGHRYITFGVRGTERTVQHQVLGLALLGFSLGVTAGSLWVLETTVARPSRAQELAVLIAANLGTGLVRFFVFRVAMVTRRRPTDAVSAAAAP
- a CDS encoding CHAP domain-containing protein, encoding MPQQPHESQPSQPLRAALPAIQRAVRRAGRATKLVTGVLALLLLVTPTTADRISLTTSTYLCSGYAGCEAAGLGHAGYRQAGSKAYWRMYVGHNCTNYVAYRLIQSGMPDVRPWEGSGNASNWGTAMASITDQTPTVGSVAWYKSNVAPAGGNGHVAYVEQVISDSEIIVSEDYWGGDFHWRRVTRTGGGWPSGFIHFNDRVVAPTTAPAIVGTPAVGAPLEVVPGSWSPTPTSINVRWLADGAAIPGATASGYVPTPDVKGKALTAEVTAQLDGYTAGQASLATAPVAPGVFQRTAEATIQGVAEVGQTLTLTPSSWAPQPAKVTTQWYADGVAVDGATGPSIVLTRDHIDRRISARIQASASGYRKSSSRAAETTPVLAKPVVITSPSRVKGAPEVGRKLVAQVGSLKPTDATATYRWFRDGQPIAGTTKPTYTVRRADLGRALSVRITLSRRHFRATTESVAVAPVTTVPEVEVRSDATKKRVALDIRVKAPGAPKPDGAISVSVGKRTVEAQVVGGRARVVVRDVRAGTKPLVVRYAGTDVVQPVVARSSVTVPQRR
- a CDS encoding HAD family hydrolase, with the protein product MTSTLAAVLWDMDGTLIDSEPIWIAQQFVLAEQHGGTWSTEQGLALVGADMHDTAVAMQAVGVELESAELVATLERAVIDSLRETVPWRPGVRELLAALRRQGIPCAIATTSSHEMATLVADAAPDGAISVVVGSEDVAQTKPSPEPYLRAAELLGVRIEQCVAVEDSPNGLASALASGAATIAVPNDAVLPAAGAFATWPTLEGRTVADLAALLG
- a CDS encoding carotenoid oxygenase family protein; its protein translation is MTAATYLDGNFAPVATEVTAADLEVTGAVPPGLAGRYIRTGPNPFAAEADTYHWFAGDGMVHGVDLHGGRPRWYRNRWVRSPEASAHLGGSPVPRADGGWYPGSGNTNVFAHAGRILAVTEGSLPYELTGDLDTVATRNFGGPLPGGINAHPKFDPSTGEMHVMSYGFDSPALRYHVVDPSGELVSTVDIDLPAPVMLHDMGLTASRVVLFDLPVVFDLELALQGVSLPFRWRPDNGARVGVLPRAGTASDVVWIDVEPCFVYHPLNAFDAGDQVIIDLVVHDHAFAEDGEPLSDRPRLERWTIDPQARKVLTETIDDRGTEFPRGDERLTGLRHRYGYTIGASSVRDLGALGDDPRTAVRKHDLVGGTNVEMDLGPGRIASEMVFVPADSAAGEDDGWLMGYVYDAARGASDLVIIDAHDFGHPVAAVHLPVRVPQGFHGNWIPDSALA
- a CDS encoding GAF and ANTAR domain-containing protein, which translates into the protein MASEAKQLIGEFSELTRALSNAPDETARLQLAIESAVTLVTRCDHAGITLNDKHGQIITRVSTDGVVRRANELQHELGEGPCIELDRDQDTFVSPDLSQERRWTQWAPRAYEELGVESMISVLIFKDKRSYGALSLYAKQGQRFDVDDVAVAHALAGHLAVVMTAEREIDHLGIALLSRITIGRAEGILMERLDITADQAFDYLRRASSHANRKLIDVAEEIARTRKLLDLD